From the Pseudomonas putida genome, one window contains:
- the urtA gene encoding urea ABC transporter substrate-binding protein: MKRRSLIKAFTLSASLAAMGLSWSIQAAETIKVGILHSLSGTMAISETSLKDMALMTIDEINAKGGVNGKLLEPVVVDPASNWPLFAEKSRQLLTQDKVAVVFGCWTSVSRKSVLPVFEELNGLLFYPVQYEGEEMSPNVFYTGAAPNQQAIPAVEYLMSEDGGSAKRFFLLGTDYVYPRTTNKILRAFLHSKGVADKDIEEVYTPFGHADYQTIVANIKKFSAGGKTAVISTVNGDSNVPFYKELANQGLKATDVPVVAFSVGEEELRGIDTKPLVGHLAAWNYFESVDNPVNQKFVADWKAYAKAKGLPGADKAVTNDPMEATYVGIHMWAQAAEKAKSTDVDKVREALAGQTFKAPSGFTLTMDKTNHHLHKPVMIGEIQDDGQFSVVWETEQPLRAQPWSPFIPGNDKRPDYAVKGK, from the coding sequence ATGAAGCGTCGCAGTCTGATCAAGGCCTTTACCCTCAGTGCATCGCTTGCGGCGATGGGCCTGAGCTGGAGTATCCAGGCCGCCGAGACCATCAAGGTCGGCATCCTGCATTCGCTGTCCGGGACCATGGCGATTTCCGAGACCTCGCTCAAGGACATGGCGCTGATGACCATCGACGAGATCAACGCCAAGGGCGGTGTGAACGGCAAGCTGCTTGAACCGGTGGTGGTCGACCCAGCCTCCAACTGGCCGCTGTTTGCCGAGAAGAGCCGTCAGCTTCTGACCCAGGACAAGGTCGCGGTGGTGTTCGGCTGCTGGACCTCGGTATCACGCAAATCCGTGCTGCCGGTGTTCGAGGAACTCAACGGCCTGCTGTTCTACCCGGTGCAGTACGAAGGTGAAGAGATGTCGCCGAACGTGTTCTACACCGGTGCTGCGCCCAACCAGCAAGCCATCCCGGCCGTGGAATACCTGATGAGCGAAGATGGCGGCAGCGCCAAGCGCTTCTTCCTGCTGGGCACCGATTACGTCTACCCGCGCACCACCAACAAGATCCTGCGCGCCTTCTTGCACAGCAAGGGCGTGGCCGACAAAGACATCGAAGAGGTGTACACCCCGTTCGGCCACGCCGATTACCAGACCATCGTCGCCAACATCAAGAAGTTCTCCGCTGGCGGCAAGACCGCGGTCATCTCCACCGTCAACGGCGACTCCAATGTGCCGTTCTACAAGGAACTGGCCAACCAGGGCCTGAAGGCCACCGACGTACCGGTGGTGGCCTTCTCGGTGGGCGAAGAAGAGCTGCGCGGCATCGACACCAAGCCGCTGGTGGGCCACCTGGCGGCGTGGAATTACTTCGAGTCGGTGGATAACCCGGTCAACCAGAAGTTCGTCGCCGACTGGAAGGCCTATGCCAAGGCCAAGGGCCTGCCGGGGGCCGACAAAGCGGTGACCAACGACCCGATGGAGGCCACCTACGTGGGCATCCACATGTGGGCCCAGGCCGCCGAGAAGGCCAAGTCCACCGACGTCGACAAGGTCCGTGAGGCGCTGGCCGGGCAGACCTTCAAGGCACCGTCGGGCTTCACCCTGACCATGGACAAGACCAACCACCACCTGCACAAGCCGGTGATGATCGGCGAGATTCAGGATGACGGGCAGTTCAGCGTGGTGTGGGAGACTGAGCAGCCATTGCGCGCGCAGCCTTGGAGCCCGTTCATTCCGGGTAACGACAAGCGCCCTGATTACGCGGTGAAAGGTAAATGA
- the urtB gene encoding urea ABC transporter permease subunit UrtB, with translation MNPPPISRIARMLRFLLTLLLLIPLATQASEGEFFLTAKPAEQARLLESWAAQPDAARVPLLDNLRQGRIAADDTRKVRLNNRLRGLIDNALASHQLLSDDNATRLAAAQQLQKSAQPAQMAFLDRRFASEPDAAVHAALGLALANLQLGASEPAVRLAAVRLLGETGDPLARTRLEALLQPGAESDPGVRTAAETSLAQVKRKLLVGELLGQAFSGLSLGSILLLAALGLAITFGLLGVINMAHGEMLMLGAYSTYMVQVLLQRYAPGAIEFYPLIALPVAFAVSAGVGMALERTVIRHLYGRPLETLLATWGISLILIQAIRLLFGAQNVEVSNPAWLSGGIQLLPNLVLPYNRLVIIGFALAVVLLTWLLLNRTRLGLNVRAVTQNRNMAACCGVSTGRVDMLAFGLGSGIAGLGGVALSQVGNVGPDLGQSYIIDSFLVVVLGGVGQLAGSLWAAFGLGIANKLLEPQIGAVLGKILILALIILFIQKRPQGLFALKGRVID, from the coding sequence ATGAATCCACCGCCGATTTCCAGGATTGCCCGCATGCTCAGATTCCTGCTCACACTGCTCCTGCTAATCCCTCTGGCAACCCAAGCCAGCGAGGGCGAATTCTTCCTCACCGCCAAGCCCGCCGAGCAGGCCCGACTGCTCGAAAGCTGGGCGGCACAACCCGATGCCGCGCGCGTGCCGCTGCTGGACAACCTGCGCCAGGGCCGCATCGCCGCCGATGACACGCGCAAGGTACGCCTGAACAACCGCCTGCGCGGCCTGATCGACAACGCGCTGGCCAGCCACCAGCTGCTCAGCGACGACAACGCCACCCGCCTGGCCGCCGCCCAACAACTGCAAAAGAGCGCGCAGCCGGCACAGATGGCCTTCCTCGACCGGCGCTTCGCCAGCGAGCCAGATGCCGCCGTGCACGCCGCCCTCGGCCTGGCCCTGGCCAACCTGCAACTGGGCGCCAGCGAGCCGGCCGTGCGCCTGGCTGCGGTACGCCTGCTCGGCGAAACCGGCGACCCGCTGGCTCGCACCCGCCTCGAAGCGCTGCTGCAACCTGGCGCGGAAAGCGACCCAGGCGTGCGCACCGCCGCCGAAACCAGCCTGGCCCAGGTCAAGCGCAAGCTACTGGTCGGCGAACTGCTTGGCCAGGCCTTCAGCGGCCTGTCACTGGGCTCGATCCTGCTGCTGGCCGCGCTGGGCCTGGCGATCACCTTCGGCCTGCTCGGGGTGATCAACATGGCCCATGGCGAGATGCTCATGCTCGGCGCCTACAGCACCTACATGGTCCAGGTGCTGCTGCAACGCTACGCCCCCGGTGCCATCGAGTTCTACCCGCTGATCGCCCTGCCGGTGGCGTTCGCGGTCAGTGCCGGGGTCGGCATGGCCCTGGAACGCACGGTGATCCGCCACCTCTACGGGCGCCCGCTGGAAACCCTGCTGGCCACCTGGGGCATCAGCCTGATCCTGATCCAGGCCATCCGCCTGCTGTTCGGCGCGCAGAACGTCGAAGTCAGCAACCCGGCCTGGCTTTCTGGCGGCATCCAGCTGCTGCCCAACCTGGTGCTGCCGTACAACCGCCTGGTGATCATCGGCTTCGCGCTCGCCGTGGTCCTGCTCACCTGGCTGCTGCTCAACCGCACACGCCTGGGCCTGAACGTGCGCGCTGTCACCCAGAACCGCAACATGGCGGCCTGCTGCGGCGTCTCCACCGGGCGCGTCGACATGCTCGCCTTCGGCCTCGGCTCCGGCATCGCCGGCCTGGGCGGCGTGGCCCTGAGCCAGGTCGGCAACGTCGGCCCGGACCTGGGCCAGAGCTACATCATCGACTCGTTCCTGGTGGTGGTGCTCGGCGGCGTCGGGCAACTGGCCGGCAGCCTGTGGGCAGCGTTCGGCCTTGGTATCGCCAACAAGCTGCTGGAGCCGCAGATCGGTGCGGTGCTCGGCAAAATCCTCATCCTTGCGTTGATCATTCTGTTCATCCAGAAGCGCCCGCAAGGCCTGTTCGCCCTCAAGGGACGGGTAATCGACTGA
- the urtC gene encoding urea ABC transporter permease subunit UrtC, translating into MNQPLLVTATQKAGPRLSLAIGAVVVLLLVALPLLSLLPADHALQVSAYTLTLVGKILCYAIVALALDLVWGYAGLLSLGHGLFFALGGYAMGMYLMRQAAGDGLPGFMTFLSWSELPWYWAGTQHFAWALCLVVLAPGLLALVFGWFAFRSRIKGVYFSIMTQALTFAGMLLFFRNETGFGGNNGFTSFRTILGFDIAAQGTRAVLFLLTVGLLLASLYLCWRLTQSKFGRLLTAVRDAENRLMFCGYDPRGFKLLVWVLSAVLCGLAGALYVPQVGIINPSEMSPTNSIEAAVWVALGGRGTLIGPLLGAGLVNGMKSWFTVAFPEFWLFFLGALFILVTLYLPKGVVGLLKKRSQP; encoded by the coding sequence ATGAACCAGCCACTGCTTGTCACCGCTACGCAAAAGGCCGGGCCACGGCTGTCGCTGGCCATCGGCGCGGTCGTCGTCCTGCTGCTGGTGGCCCTGCCGCTGCTGTCGCTGCTACCGGCGGATCACGCCCTGCAGGTCTCGGCCTACACCCTCACCCTGGTCGGCAAGATCCTCTGCTACGCCATCGTCGCCCTGGCCCTGGACCTGGTCTGGGGCTATGCCGGGTTGCTGTCGCTGGGTCACGGCCTGTTCTTCGCCCTCGGCGGCTACGCCATGGGCATGTACCTGATGCGCCAGGCGGCCGGCGACGGCCTGCCCGGGTTCATGACTTTCCTGTCGTGGAGCGAACTGCCGTGGTACTGGGCCGGCACCCAGCACTTCGCCTGGGCCCTGTGCCTGGTGGTGCTGGCGCCCGGGCTGCTGGCGCTGGTGTTCGGCTGGTTCGCCTTCCGCTCGCGGATCAAGGGCGTGTACTTCTCGATCATGACCCAGGCGCTGACCTTCGCCGGCATGTTGCTGTTCTTCCGTAACGAAACGGGCTTCGGCGGCAACAACGGCTTCACCAGCTTCCGCACCATCCTCGGCTTCGACATCGCCGCGCAGGGCACCCGCGCGGTGCTGTTCCTGCTGACTGTCGGCCTGCTGCTGGCCAGCCTGTACCTGTGCTGGCGCCTGACCCAGAGCAAGTTCGGCCGCCTGCTCACCGCCGTGCGCGACGCCGAGAACCGCCTGATGTTCTGCGGCTACGACCCACGCGGCTTCAAGCTGCTGGTATGGGTGCTCAGCGCCGTGCTGTGCGGCCTGGCCGGTGCGCTGTACGTGCCGCAGGTGGGCATCATCAACCCCAGCGAAATGTCGCCGACCAACTCCATCGAAGCCGCCGTGTGGGTGGCCCTCGGCGGGCGTGGCACGCTGATCGGCCCGCTGCTCGGTGCCGGCCTGGTCAATGGCATGAAGAGCTGGTTCACCGTGGCCTTCCCGGAGTTCTGGCTGTTCTTCCTCGGTGCGCTGTTCATCCTCGTGACCCTGTACCTGCCCAAGGGCGTGGTCGGCCTGTTGAAAAAAAGGAGCCAGCCATGA
- the urtD gene encoding urea ABC transporter ATP-binding protein UrtD translates to MRGVPPVHPEFMLEPVFDTLGSGREAIGLGHSRKAGLDTRHGTVLSLEGISVSFDGFKALNALNLYIGVGELRCIIGPNGAGKTTMMDVITGKTRPDTGSAFFGDTLDLTRMSEYQIAQAGIGRKFQKPTVFEALSVFENLELALKTDKSVWASLAARLSGEQRQRIEEVLTTLRLLPLAQRQAGLLSHGQKQFLEIGMLLVQEPQLLLLDEPVAGMTDAETEFTAELFKGLAGKHSLMVVEHDMGFVGSIADHVTVLHQGSVLAEGSLEQVQADERVVEVYLGR, encoded by the coding sequence ATGAGAGGCGTGCCCCCGGTCCACCCGGAATTCATGCTGGAACCCGTGTTCGATACCCTCGGCAGCGGCCGCGAGGCAATCGGCCTGGGCCACAGCCGCAAGGCCGGCCTCGACACCCGCCACGGCACGGTGCTGAGCCTTGAGGGCATCAGCGTCAGCTTCGACGGCTTCAAGGCGCTCAACGCACTGAACCTGTACATCGGCGTCGGCGAACTGCGCTGCATCATCGGCCCCAACGGCGCCGGCAAGACCACGATGATGGACGTGATCACCGGCAAGACCCGCCCCGATACGGGCAGCGCCTTCTTCGGTGACACCCTCGACCTGACCCGCATGAGCGAGTACCAGATCGCCCAGGCCGGCATCGGCCGCAAGTTCCAGAAGCCGACGGTGTTCGAGGCACTGTCCGTGTTCGAGAACCTGGAGCTGGCGTTGAAGACCGACAAATCAGTGTGGGCCAGCCTGGCGGCACGCCTGAGCGGCGAACAGCGCCAGCGCATCGAGGAAGTACTGACCACCTTGCGCCTGCTGCCCCTGGCCCAGCGCCAGGCCGGCCTGCTGTCGCACGGGCAGAAGCAGTTCCTCGAGATCGGCATGCTGCTGGTGCAGGAGCCACAGCTGTTGTTGCTCGACGAGCCGGTGGCGGGCATGACCGATGCCGAGACCGAGTTCACCGCCGAGCTGTTCAAGGGCCTGGCCGGCAAGCACTCGCTGATGGTGGTGGAACATGACATGGGCTTCGTCGGCAGCATCGCCGACCATGTGACCGTGCTGCACCAGGGCAGCGTGCTGGCGGAAGGTTCGCTGGAACAGGTGCAGGCGGATGAACGGGTGGTCGAGGTTTACCTGGGTCGCTGA
- the urtE gene encoding urea ABC transporter ATP-binding subunit UrtE has translation MLKIDTLHQYYGGSHILRGLSFEAKVGEVTCLLGRNGVGKTTLLRCLMGLVPAREGNIEWEGKPITTLKPQQRVHAGIAYVPQGREIFPRLTVEENLLMGLSRFPAREAREVPAFIYELFPVLEQMKQRRGGDLSGGQQQQLAIGRALASRPRLLILDEPTEGIQPSVIKEIGTVIRRLAERGDMAILLVEQFYDFAEALADHYLVMARGEIIQRGRGANMQAEGVRGLVTI, from the coding sequence ATGCTGAAAATCGACACCCTGCACCAGTACTACGGCGGCAGCCACATCCTCCGGGGCCTGTCCTTCGAAGCCAAGGTCGGCGAAGTCACCTGCCTGTTGGGCCGCAACGGGGTGGGCAAGACCACCCTGCTGCGCTGCCTGATGGGCCTGGTGCCTGCCCGCGAGGGCAATATCGAGTGGGAAGGCAAACCGATCACCACACTCAAGCCCCAGCAGCGGGTCCACGCCGGGATCGCCTACGTGCCCCAGGGCCGTGAAATCTTCCCGCGCCTGACTGTCGAGGAAAACCTGCTGATGGGCCTGTCGCGCTTCCCTGCCCGCGAGGCACGTGAAGTGCCCGCGTTCATCTACGAACTGTTCCCGGTGCTGGAACAGATGAAACAACGCCGTGGCGGCGACCTGTCCGGCGGCCAGCAGCAACAGCTGGCCATCGGCCGCGCCTTGGCCAGCCGCCCGCGCTTGCTGATCCTCGACGAGCCGACCGAAGGCATCCAGCCCTCGGTGATCAAGGAGATCGGTACGGTGATCCGGCGCCTGGCCGAGCGTGGCGACATGGCGATCCTGTTGGTGGAACAGTTCTACGACTTCGCCGAGGCGTTGGCCGACCACTATCTGGTCATGGCCCGTGGCGAGATCATCCAGCGTGGCCGCGGTGCAAACATGCAAGCCGAAGGTGTGCGCGGGCTGGTAACCATTTAA
- a CDS encoding GNAT family N-acetyltransferase, translated as MSYEIRDALPTDVPGILDIYNDAVRNTTAIWNETPVELANRQAWFEARAQQGYPILVAVDETGVLGYASFGDWRPFEGFRLTVEHSVYVRGDQRGKGLGPVLMAALIERARGCGKHVMVAAIESGNAASVRLHERLGFVVTGQMPQVGVKFGRWLDLTFMQLVLNPGAEPT; from the coding sequence ATGAGTTACGAAATCCGCGACGCCCTGCCCACCGATGTGCCGGGCATCCTCGACATCTACAACGACGCCGTGCGCAATACCACCGCGATCTGGAACGAAACCCCGGTGGAGCTGGCCAACCGCCAGGCCTGGTTCGAAGCACGGGCGCAGCAGGGCTATCCGATCCTGGTGGCTGTGGATGAGACCGGTGTGCTGGGTTATGCATCGTTTGGCGACTGGCGGCCGTTCGAAGGTTTTCGCCTGACCGTGGAACACTCGGTGTATGTGCGTGGCGACCAGCGTGGCAAGGGCCTGGGGCCAGTGCTGATGGCAGCGCTGATCGAGCGGGCGCGGGGGTGCGGCAAGCATGTGATGGTCGCGGCCATCGAGAGCGGCAATGCTGCATCGGTGCGCCTGCATGAGCGGCTGGGCTTCGTGGTAACCGGGCAGATGCCGCAGGTGGGGGTGAAGTTTGGCCGCTGGCTGGATTTGACCTTCATGCAGCTTGTGCTGAACCCGGGTGCTGAACCAACCTGA
- a CDS encoding chaperone modulator CbpM gives MSSTLIVQLDMRTLCQEADITADYVIEIVEHGIVEPSGRTPEDWLFDDQAPLLAKRAAKLHQELELEWEGVALALELLQEVQQLRSENSMLRQRLGRFTQM, from the coding sequence ATGAGCAGCACCCTGATCGTTCAACTGGACATGCGTACCCTGTGTCAGGAAGCCGATATCACGGCTGACTACGTGATCGAAATCGTCGAGCACGGCATTGTCGAACCTTCGGGGCGAACGCCGGAGGACTGGTTGTTCGACGATCAGGCGCCGCTTTTGGCCAAGCGCGCGGCGAAACTGCATCAAGAGCTGGAACTGGAGTGGGAAGGGGTAGCGTTGGCGCTGGAGCTGCTGCAGGAAGTGCAGCAGTTGCGCAGCGAGAACAGCATGTTGCGCCAGCGGTTGGGCAGGTTTACCCAGATGTAA
- the cbpA gene encoding curved DNA-binding protein produces the protein MDFKDYYKILGVEPTADEKAIKAAYRKLARKYHPDVSKERDAEDKFKEANEAYEVLGDAQKRAEFDEIRKYGGQHGRPFQAPPGWQSRGGAGGAGGGFEGGDFSDFFSSIFGARGGNPFGGGGRQQQRSAGRRGQDVELELAIFLEETLSKESKQISFQVPQTNAAGQRTGFTTKTLNVKIPAGVTDGERIRLKGQGAPGVGGGANGDLFLTVRMAPHPLFDVEGHDLIITVPLAPWEAALGTKVAVPTLTGKINLTIRPDSQSGQRLRVPGMGLANKNGERGNLYAQLKVVMPPASDAATRELWTQLSEKAAFDPRTQWSK, from the coding sequence ATGGACTTCAAAGACTATTACAAGATACTCGGCGTAGAGCCCACGGCGGACGAGAAGGCGATCAAGGCCGCGTACCGCAAGCTGGCGCGCAAGTATCATCCTGACGTCAGCAAGGAGCGCGACGCCGAGGACAAGTTCAAGGAGGCCAATGAGGCCTACGAGGTGCTCGGTGACGCGCAGAAACGCGCCGAGTTCGACGAAATCCGCAAGTACGGCGGCCAGCATGGCCGGCCGTTCCAGGCACCACCAGGCTGGCAGAGCCGTGGCGGCGCGGGTGGCGCTGGCGGTGGCTTCGAGGGCGGCGACTTCTCCGACTTCTTCAGCTCGATCTTCGGTGCCCGTGGCGGTAACCCGTTCGGTGGTGGCGGCCGGCAACAACAACGCAGTGCCGGCAGGCGAGGGCAGGACGTGGAACTGGAACTGGCGATCTTCCTGGAAGAAACCCTGAGCAAGGAATCCAAGCAGATCAGCTTCCAGGTGCCGCAGACCAACGCGGCCGGCCAGCGCACCGGGTTCACCACCAAGACCCTGAACGTGAAGATCCCTGCCGGGGTCACCGATGGCGAGCGCATCCGCCTCAAGGGCCAGGGCGCCCCAGGCGTTGGCGGTGGTGCCAACGGCGACCTGTTCCTGACCGTGCGCATGGCACCGCACCCGCTGTTCGATGTCGAAGGTCATGACCTGATCATCACCGTGCCGCTGGCGCCGTGGGAGGCTGCCCTGGGCACCAAGGTGGCGGTGCCGACCCTGACCGGCAAGATCAACTTGACCATCCGCCCCGACAGCCAGAGCGGCCAGCGCCTGCGCGTGCCGGGCATGGGCCTGGCGAACAAGAACGGCGAGCGCGGCAACCTCTACGCGCAGCTGAAAGTGGTGATGCCGCCGGCCTCTGACGCTGCTACCCGTGAACTGTGGACCCAGCTTTCCGAGAAAGCGGCGTTCGACCCGAGGACACAATGGAGTAAGTGA
- a CDS encoding Hsp70 family protein, which translates to MSDVSPARALGIDFGTSNSTVGWHRPGVESLIALEDGKITLPSVVFFNIEERRPVYGRLALHEYLEGYEGRLMRSLKSLLGSKLIKHDTSVLGSALPFKDLLGMFIGELKKRAEAAAGREFDQVVLGRPVFFVDEDPAADQEAEDTLAEVARKIGFKDVSFQYEPIAAAFDYESGISREELVLIVDIGGGTSDFTLIRLSPERHLVAERQSDILATGGVHIGGTDFDKQLSLQGVMPLFGYGSRMKSGALMPTSYHLNLATWHTINALYSQKSQLALGSMRYDIEDTLGIDRLFKLIEERAGHWLAMEVEASKIELTEQVSRRVDLSRVERELGVDLTRVLFEEAIEGLLERVRGSVTELLTKAGVSAGQVDTVFFTGGSSGIPALRNSVSAMLPNARHVEGNIFGSIGSGLAIEARKRYGAA; encoded by the coding sequence ATGTCTGACGTATCGCCGGCCCGCGCCCTGGGCATCGACTTTGGCACCTCCAACTCCACGGTCGGCTGGCACCGCCCGGGCGTCGAATCGTTGATCGCCCTGGAAGACGGCAAGATCACCCTACCGTCGGTGGTGTTCTTCAACATCGAAGAGCGTCGCCCGGTATATGGCCGCCTGGCGCTGCACGAATACCTGGAAGGCTACGAAGGCCGCCTGATGCGCTCGCTGAAGAGCCTGCTGGGCTCCAAGCTGATCAAGCACGACACCAGCGTGCTGGGCAGCGCCCTACCGTTCAAGGACCTGCTGGGCATGTTCATCGGCGAGCTGAAAAAGCGTGCCGAGGCTGCCGCCGGTCGTGAATTCGACCAGGTGGTGCTGGGCCGCCCGGTATTCTTCGTCGACGAAGACCCTGCCGCCGACCAGGAGGCCGAGGACACCCTGGCCGAGGTAGCGCGCAAGATCGGCTTCAAGGACGTGTCGTTCCAGTACGAGCCGATTGCCGCGGCGTTCGACTACGAGTCGGGCATCAGCCGTGAAGAGCTGGTGCTCATCGTCGATATCGGCGGTGGTACGTCGGACTTTACCCTGATCCGCCTGTCGCCCGAGCGCCACCTGGTGGCCGAGCGCCAGAGCGACATCCTCGCCACCGGTGGCGTGCACATCGGCGGTACCGACTTCGACAAGCAGCTGAGCCTGCAGGGCGTGATGCCACTGTTCGGCTACGGCAGCCGGATGAAGAGCGGCGCGCTGATGCCGACCAGCTACCATCTGAACCTGGCGACCTGGCACACCATCAATGCCCTGTACTCGCAGAAGTCGCAGCTGGCGCTGGGCAGCATGCGCTACGACATCGAAGACACGCTGGGCATCGATCGCCTGTTCAAGCTGATCGAAGAACGCGCCGGGCACTGGCTGGCGATGGAAGTGGAAGCCAGCAAGATCGAGCTGACCGAGCAGGTCAGCCGCCGCGTCGACCTCAGCCGGGTAGAGCGCGAGCTGGGTGTGGACCTGACCCGGGTGCTGTTCGAGGAGGCCATCGAAGGGCTGCTGGAGCGGGTGCGCGGCAGTGTCACCGAGTTGCTGACCAAGGCTGGCGTGAGCGCTGGCCAGGTCGATACGGTGTTCTTCACCGGTGGTTCGAGCGGGATTCCGGCACTGCGCAACAGCGTGTCGGCGATGCTGCCGAATGCGCGACATGTGGAAGGCAACATCTTTGGCAGCATCGGTAGCGGCCTGGCTATCGAGGCGCGCAAGCGCTACGGCGCGGCCTGA
- a CDS encoding AI-2E family transporter gives MTFTPRQITLASLIIVMAGLLLALPLKLLPSLLAGLLVFELVNMLTPRLQPLIAGQRARWLAVALLGVLVVSVLTLLIAGAFSFLLHEAENPGASLDKFMTLVERARSQLPPFIEAYLPASAAEFKVAIGDWIKSHLSDLQLVGKGMAHMFVTLLIGMILGAIIALQRIPDVSRRKPLAAALFERLNLLVQAFRNIVFAQIKISMLNTAFTGIFLAVVMPLFGVHLPLTKTLIVLTFLLGLLPVIGNLMSNTLITIVGMSLSIWVAAAALGYLIVIHKVEYFLNAKIVGGQISAKAWELLLAMLVFEAAFGLPGVVAGPVYYAYLKSELRRAELV, from the coding sequence ATGACTTTCACCCCCCGCCAGATCACCCTGGCCAGCCTGATCATCGTCATGGCCGGGCTGCTGCTGGCTTTGCCCCTGAAATTGCTGCCCAGCCTGCTGGCCGGGCTGCTGGTGTTCGAGCTGGTGAACATGCTCACCCCGCGCTTGCAGCCGCTGATCGCCGGGCAGCGTGCGCGCTGGTTGGCGGTGGCGCTGCTGGGTGTGCTGGTGGTGAGCGTGCTGACCCTGCTGATAGCCGGTGCCTTCAGCTTCCTGCTGCACGAAGCCGAGAACCCCGGTGCCTCGCTGGACAAGTTCATGACCTTGGTCGAGCGTGCTCGCAGCCAGCTGCCGCCGTTCATCGAAGCCTACCTGCCGGCCAGCGCGGCGGAGTTCAAGGTGGCCATCGGTGACTGGATCAAGAGCCACCTGAGCGACCTGCAGCTGGTGGGCAAGGGCATGGCGCACATGTTCGTGACCCTGCTGATCGGCATGATCCTCGGTGCCATCATCGCCCTGCAGCGCATCCCCGACGTTTCCCGGCGCAAACCCCTGGCTGCGGCCCTGTTCGAGCGGCTGAACCTGCTGGTGCAGGCGTTTCGCAACATCGTCTTCGCGCAGATCAAGATCTCGATGCTCAACACCGCGTTCACCGGCATTTTCCTCGCCGTGGTGATGCCGTTGTTCGGCGTGCACCTGCCGTTGACCAAGACGCTGATCGTGCTGACCTTCCTGCTCGGGCTGCTGCCGGTGATCGGCAACCTGATGTCCAACACCCTGATCACCATCGTCGGCATGTCGCTGTCGATCTGGGTGGCGGCGGCGGCGCTGGGTTACCTGATCGTGATCCACAAGGTCGAGTACTTCCTCAACGCCAAGATCGTCGGTGGGCAGATCAGTGCCAAGGCCTGGGAGCTGTTGCTGGCGATGCTGGTGTTCGAGGCGGCGTTCGGCTTGCCGGGGGTGGTGGCGGGGCCGGTCTATTACGCCTACCTGAAGAGTGAGCTGCGGCGGGCGGAGCTGGTCTGA
- a CDS encoding PsiF family protein gives MKMLHVPLLALAVLFSAQGFAANTAQQEKMKTCNADATTKALKGDERKAFMSTCLKKDVPQSQQDKMKTCNADATTKALKGDERKAYMSDCLKKK, from the coding sequence ATGAAGATGTTGCACGTGCCACTGCTGGCGCTGGCTGTGCTGTTCAGCGCGCAAGGATTCGCCGCCAACACGGCACAACAGGAAAAGATGAAAACCTGTAACGCCGACGCCACGACCAAGGCCCTCAAGGGCGATGAACGCAAGGCGTTCATGAGTACTTGCCTGAAAAAGGACGTGCCGCAGTCTCAGCAGGACAAGATGAAGACCTGCAACGCCGACGCCACCACCAAGGCGCTCAAGGGAGACGAGCGCAAGGCGTACATGAGTGACTGCCTGAAGAAGAAGTGA